The window CAGCCCAATCGGACGGCAGAAGCTTCTACGAGAGCGCAGGCTTTGCCGCCGTGCCGAACTTCGGCCCTTACGTCGGTGCCAGCGGGTCGTATTGCTACTCAAAGCGGATCGACTCACACAGCGCCTCCCACACAGCGATGGCCTAACGGAGGGGACCGGCTGAGAGTTCAGGCACAATATCAAGCGAAGGTTGCGCCAGTTCGATAATCTCGGATTATGGAAAAAGCAGACATCACCTTCCGCACCCGCAAATGGGTGCGGCCCGAGGACCTCAATGCCAACGGCACACTCTTTGGTGGCAGCCTGCTGAAGTGGATCGATGAAGAGGCAGCGATCTACGCCATCCTCCAATTGGGCAATGGCCGTGCCGTCACCAAGTACATATCCGAGATCAACTTCGTCAGTTCTGCGGTCCAGGGTGACCTGGTGGAGATGGGCTTGACCGCGAAGCGCTTCGGCCGCACGTCCTTGACCATGCGCGCCGAGGTCCGCAATATGATCACCCGCGAAGCAATCCTGACCATCGAGGAAATCGTCTTCGTGAATCTCGGGCCCGACGGCCGCCCGCAACCGCACGGCTACACGGAGATTACGTACGACCGCGACCGCATCCCCACGCACCACCTGACTGAAACGCTCGACGAAGACTGAACCACGCGCCGTCGGGCGCCTTATCACGTCCGGCGATTTATCACCGCGGGCGCTCTTTAACTGCCGATACCGGAACATCATTGCAGGTACCGGAACACAGTCCATGTGCGGGAATTCAGGCAGCAGTCCGCCGTATGCCGCGCACTGAATGTCGCCTTCCGGCCAACCCCTGCCGAGCGGAACATTGCCTTACCCCCGCATGCCAGGCAGACCAACTGCTGCCTGCGTGGCTCCTGCCAGTATTCGTCGAGGTTATCGAAGTCCTCGGCATCCCAGTCTTTCCGGTCAGCGAGGCACAGTGCCCTTCTCATCGGTTGTGGCTTTCGAGTAGTAAACAGCGCTTATACGGGTGCTGGCGACCGCGATGAACGCGGCCGCCAGCCTATATATCCGGTGACGGGAGTGTGTGTCACCGGAACTTGTGGGGCGTCTGAACCGAGAGGGTCAGCGCCGGTGGAACGTCAGCGCCTGTCGAACGTCAGCCCGCCGGGGACCTGGAACGTCGGCATGAGTTCGAGCATGCCCACATTCACGTGACGCGGCGTTTCGATGGCGTAGTCCAGGGCATTGACGATGTCGTCCGTGGTCAGCGATTCGTAGCCCTCGTAGTAGGTCTGCCAGGCCTCTTCCATGGCCTCAGGTGTGCCGCCCATGTTACGTCCGAAGATCTCGGTCTCCACACGGCCCGGGCAGATTTCGGTGACGCGGATGCGCTTTCCAACGGTGTCGTTCCGGAGCTGGCGGGAGATCTGGTGCACGGCGGCCTTGGTGGCGTGGTAAACCGTGTGACCGTAGAAGTTGTAGACACCGGCGATCGAGCTGATGTTGATGACATGGCCGAGATCGCGCTCCACCATGCCCGGCAGGACCAGGCGGGTGAGCTGCAGCAGGCCGCGGAGGTTCACGTCCACCAGCTCGTCAATGTCTTCTTCGGACGAGTCCAGGATGTTGCCCGGCCGGGAAACCCCGGCGCAGTTGACCAGGACGTCCACCTTGAGGTCATTCACGACGGCGGCCAGCGCGGCAGTGTCGGTCAGGTCCACTACGTGCGGGATGGCTCCGGTGCGGTCGGCCAACTCGGCAAGGCGTTCCTCGTTGCGGGCCACGGCGTGAACGGTCAGTCCGCGCTTGGCAAGCCGCTCGGCAATGGCTGCACCCATACCGGTTGATGCTCCGGTGACGAGGGCGGTGGTGTAGTCAGAAAAAGACATTGGGTTCTCCAAAAGGTGGGGAATCGGTGGGGCAGAGTGCGCCGGGCTTGGAAGCCCGGCGCACTTGCCGGAGGTTGGTGGAGGCTAGGCGTCGCGCAGTGGCTCGTGGGCGCGGTCCTTGACCGTGCTGACCGCAATGAGCGTGCCGAGCGCCGTGATGACTGCGTAGAAGGCCGGCATGTAGATGTTGCCGGTGCTGCCGATCAGCCAGGTCATGAGCAGCGGCGCCGTGCCGCCGAAGAGGGCCGAGGAGATGTTGTAGCCAAGGCCGTAAGCGGAGTAGCGGACACGAGTGGGGAACAGTTCAACGATCAGGATGTGGATGACTGCGGTGTGGCCGGCAAAGACGATGGCCATGATGCAGGCGCCCAGGATGGCCATGCCCATTTGACCGGTGGCAATCAGGGCGTAGGACGGGATGCCGAGGACTGCCATGGCGATCGCGGAACCGGCAATGACCTTCTTGCGGCCAACGCGGTCGGACAGGGCGCCCATGAACGGGATGGCGATGCAGATGACCACCAGGCTGCACGCGGTGACCAGGAGGGCTTCACCGATGGTGAAGTTCAGCTGCTTGCCTTTGAGGAACGTGGGCATGTAGGAGAACAGGACGTAGTAGCCGGAGCCGTTCATCAGCGGGATGAAGAGGGCCAGCAGCATGGCACGGCGGTGTTCCTTGGACTGGAAAGCTTCCTTGAGCGGGTTCTTGGAGAGGCCGCCCTCTTCTTTCAGCTTCTCGAAGTTGGGCGTATCGCTGATGGCCTTGCGGATGTACCAGCCGATGATGCCCATGGGGATGGCGACCAGGAACGGGATGCGCCATGCGAACGAACCGAAGCCGCCGCCGTCGATCGCTGCTTGGGTGAGCCACGGCGACATTGAGTAGGCCACCAAAGTACCGGTGAGCAGTGCTGCGAAGGAGGCGATCTGTGCGTAGGAGGTGATGATGCCGCGCTTGCCTTCAGGTGCGTGCTCAGCGAGGAAGGTCATGGCGCCGGCAGCTTCGCCACCGACCGAGAAGCCCTGCAGGAGACGCAGGAGGACCAGCAGGATGGGGGCTGCAACGCCGATGGCCGCGTAGGGAGGCAGCAGACCGATACCGGCTGTGGCAACACTGATCAAGAGGATGACAAAGACCAGGAGCTTTTGCCTGCCGATCCGGTCTCCGAGGTAGCCACAGACCACAGCGCCGAGGGGACGGACGAAGAACGAGACCGCGTAGCCGGCGAACACGAAAAGCAGTGCATTGTCCGGGTTGCCCGGCGCGAGGAAGACGAGGGCCAGTGTTCCCGCCATGAAGGCGAAAATGCCGTTGTCGTACAGTTCCACGAAGATGCCAACACAACCTGCGGTGACAACCTTGCGGGTTTGGCGGCTGGTGAGCCGCTCATGCTGCACTGGCGCAGCGTTGGTGCTTGCGGTCATGACTTTTCCTTACTGAGATGAGCGTAGCAACGCCTACTGGTCTGACGACAGGGTTATTAGCTGCATGCCGCAACTGGTAGGTCCTGCCACTGGGGACGGCATCCGATGCCGAGGAGTCCGAAGACGGTGTTGACGGATTCGCGGAGGGTTTCAAGGTGGGCCCGCGAGCGCCGGTGGGTGGCAGTTGCTTCTGCCACTGTGGTTTTCCGAAAACGGACTTTGTCCCCTGGCCTTGCTTGGGCCAGGACATCCAGTCCGGTGCTGGTGACTACTGCGAGGACGGGGTACCCGGCGGTGACGCCGCGGCCCCGGTGCAGAACCAGCAGCTCTTCCCTTGAGGGAACCTCGACGGCGCCCACTGGCACCCCGCGGGAAAGGACTTCGCCGCTTGAGGTTCTTTCCGGAAGTTCCCCGCCGAGCCGCAAGCCGATGTGGTTGCTGCGGCCGCTGACGGCGTATTCCGAGGTAAAGAGCAGTTCACCGGATTCGCCGAACTCGGCGACGTCCGGCCCGTCGGTCACATCGACCAACAAGTCTGAGTCCATGCGGGGCCGTTCAAGGCCCAGCCGGAAGAGGGGAAGATCAAAGTACGGCTGCCGAACGGGGCCAATACTCTTGCGGGTCAGGAGGCGTGTCCCTTCCTTGAGTTGCAGTCCGAACCCCACCACAGTGTCCGGGGCTACACTTCCCAGCAGTGTCTCTGCCTCGATGGAGCCGTGGATCGCCAGGTACGCGCGAAGGCCGCGGTTGATCCCCCGGATGGACACTGTTTCACCCGCACGGACCGAGACCGGTTCCCATTGGCTGGACGGGCGGCCACCAACA is drawn from Arthrobacter sp. 31Y and contains these coding sequences:
- a CDS encoding MFS transporter; its protein translation is MTASTNAAPVQHERLTSRQTRKVVTAGCVGIFVELYDNGIFAFMAGTLALVFLAPGNPDNALLFVFAGYAVSFFVRPLGAVVCGYLGDRIGRQKLLVFVILLISVATAGIGLLPPYAAIGVAAPILLVLLRLLQGFSVGGEAAGAMTFLAEHAPEGKRGIITSYAQIASFAALLTGTLVAYSMSPWLTQAAIDGGGFGSFAWRIPFLVAIPMGIIGWYIRKAISDTPNFEKLKEEGGLSKNPLKEAFQSKEHRRAMLLALFIPLMNGSGYYVLFSYMPTFLKGKQLNFTIGEALLVTACSLVVICIAIPFMGALSDRVGRKKVIAGSAIAMAVLGIPSYALIATGQMGMAILGACIMAIVFAGHTAVIHILIVELFPTRVRYSAYGLGYNISSALFGGTAPLLMTWLIGSTGNIYMPAFYAVITALGTLIAVSTVKDRAHEPLRDA
- a CDS encoding SDR family oxidoreductase, which encodes MSFSDYTTALVTGASTGMGAAIAERLAKRGLTVHAVARNEERLAELADRTGAIPHVVDLTDTAALAAVVNDLKVDVLVNCAGVSRPGNILDSSEEDIDELVDVNLRGLLQLTRLVLPGMVERDLGHVINISSIAGVYNFYGHTVYHATKAAVHQISRQLRNDTVGKRIRVTEICPGRVETEIFGRNMGGTPEAMEEAWQTYYEGYESLTTDDIVNALDYAIETPRHVNVGMLELMPTFQVPGGLTFDRR
- a CDS encoding acyl-CoA thioesterase, with the protein product MEKADITFRTRKWVRPEDLNANGTLFGGSLLKWIDEEAAIYAILQLGNGRAVTKYISEINFVSSAVQGDLVEMGLTAKRFGRTSLTMRAEVRNMITREAILTIEEIVFVNLGPDGRPQPHGYTEITYDRDRIPTHHLTETLDED
- a CDS encoding biotin-dependent carboxyltransferase family protein, translating into MSGEILIQQPGNSVVTDLGRTRGPRFGLPVNGALDQYSARAANILAGNLDNHPLVEITALDFRMKATTDILIAVTGAPLTLTVGGRPSSQWEPVSVRAGETVSIRGINRGLRAYLAIHGSIEAETLLGSVAPDTVVGFGLQLKEGTRLLTRKSIGPVRQPYFDLPLFRLGLERPRMDSDLLVDVTDGPDVAEFGESGELLFTSEYAVSGRSNHIGLRLGGELPERTSSGEVLSRGVPVGAVEVPSREELLVLHRGRGVTAGYPVLAVVTSTGLDVLAQARPGDKVRFRKTTVAEATATHRRSRAHLETLRESVNTVFGLLGIGCRPQWQDLPVAACS